The Stutzerimonas stutzeri RCH2 genomic interval TCGCCATTCACATGAGCGGCCCGCTGTACCTGGCAGCAGCGACAGTTCTGGGGGCGCGCTTCCTCTACTGGGCTATCGCGCTGTACCGCGACAGCCGGCCACATGCGGCAATCAAGACGTTCAAATTCAGCATCTGGTACCTGTTCGCGCTGTTCATCGCGCTGCTGGTTGATCATTATCTGCTGCTCGATTTCTAAGCAGCTGCACTAAGGACATCCATGACCCGCATCCAGAAAACCGTCTTCATCCTCGTGGCGCTGATCGCGCTGGTCGTCGGGCTGACGGTTTCCAAGGTGCTCAACAGCCAGCGTCAGCTCGACCCCACGCAGCTGCTGGATGCCGGCATCGTCCTGCTGCCGCAGAGCCGCACGGTGCCGGCGCTGAGCCTGACGGATCAGAACGGCGAAGCGGTAAAACTGGACGAACTGGACGGGCAGTGGACGCTGCTGTTCTTCGGCTACACCTTCTGCCCGGACATCTGCCCCACTACCCTCGCCGAGCTGCGCCAGCTCAACGGCATGCTGCCGGACGCCGTGCGCGACCAGCTGCGCATCATCCTCGTCAGTGTCGATCCGAACCGCGACACACCGGCCCAGCTCAAGGAATATCTCGGCTACTTCAACGCCGGGTTTCAGGGCCTGACCGGCCCGCTGGATGATATCCAGACCCTGGCCAACGGCGTCGGCATTCCCTTCATTCCGGGGGATACCAGCAAGGAAAACTACACCGTCGACCACAGCGGCAACCTGGTGCTGATCGGCCCGGACGGTCGCCAGCAGGGCTTTATCCGCTCGCCGCTGCGGGTGCAGAAGCTGGCCGAGCAACTACCTGAGCTGCTCAAGCGCCAGCCCTGAACGTTACCTGAGGCCGCCACCGCGCAGGGCGGAGCCTGCATCCGGCTCTCGGGAAGGGCCCCTCGGTAATTGTCACGGGTTTGCTACGACGCTTCAGCCTCCATT includes:
- a CDS encoding SCO family protein yields the protein MTRIQKTVFILVALIALVVGLTVSKVLNSQRQLDPTQLLDAGIVLLPQSRTVPALSLTDQNGEAVKLDELDGQWTLLFFGYTFCPDICPTTLAELRQLNGMLPDAVRDQLRIILVSVDPNRDTPAQLKEYLGYFNAGFQGLTGPLDDIQTLANGVGIPFIPGDTSKENYTVDHSGNLVLIGPDGRQQGFIRSPLRVQKLAEQLPELLKRQP